A window of the Rhizobium brockwellii genome harbors these coding sequences:
- a CDS encoding helix-turn-helix transcriptional regulator, with product MRDTEAIYRTPLTAAGGLAVTGSGRQHARRAVTDRKLPSFAVVLVERGQGWLETAASGRMSLTGPALFWLFPNRVHSYGPDEGGWDERWALFEGSFTRDFVRLRIMTERHPVVALHHLDEVVRLFGKLHADLLDDTNLGQASAALMLHRIVISAARQASGAADRRQERLDMADIVETLRRRAMQPLDLAAFAAEHGMSPATLRRRFTLETGLPPKAFQLRARMDHAKQLLATTDEKIETVAAMIGLDDPFYFSRVFHEREGCSPREFRARYPRV from the coding sequence ATGAGAGACACCGAGGCCATCTATAGAACGCCGCTTACCGCTGCCGGCGGACTAGCTGTCACGGGCAGCGGCAGGCAGCATGCCCGCCGTGCGGTGACGGACCGGAAATTACCGAGTTTCGCCGTCGTGCTGGTGGAGCGGGGGCAGGGCTGGCTAGAAACCGCCGCCAGCGGCCGCATGAGCCTGACCGGACCTGCACTGTTCTGGCTGTTTCCCAACCGGGTGCATTCCTATGGCCCCGACGAAGGCGGCTGGGACGAGCGCTGGGCGCTTTTCGAAGGATCGTTCACGCGGGACTTCGTTAGGCTGAGGATCATGACCGAGCGACATCCGGTCGTCGCCTTGCATCATCTCGATGAGGTGGTGCGGCTGTTCGGCAAGCTTCATGCCGATCTGCTTGATGACACCAACCTCGGGCAGGCCTCGGCGGCATTGATGCTGCATCGCATCGTCATATCCGCCGCCAGACAGGCAAGCGGCGCGGCCGATCGACGCCAGGAAAGGCTAGATATGGCCGACATCGTGGAAACGCTACGGCGGCGGGCGATGCAACCGTTGGACCTCGCAGCCTTTGCCGCCGAGCATGGCATGTCGCCGGCCACGCTGCGCAGGCGGTTCACGCTCGAAACCGGACTGCCTCCCAAGGCATTTCAGCTTCGGGCGCGCATGGACCATGCCAAACAGCTGCTAGCAACCACCGACGAAAAGATCGAAACGGTAGCCGCCATGATCGGCCTGGATGATCCGTTTTATTTTTCGCGTGTTTTTCACGAACGCGAAGGCTGCAGTCCTCGCGAATTCCGTGCGAGGTATCCGCGGGTTTGA
- a CDS encoding phytanoyl-CoA dioxygenase family protein produces the protein MSIAAEVMQVRKPEFPLAAHGKTLPVERTGWLTPTDPAIGVDAIRRRFQDDGYVWLKGLLPRADVIDFRRWVFEHLAETGLVDPGSDFSLGIASAGGFDRSLADRRLMSLVRSAAYEGFCAQPPLARFMDDFLQGISYLHKRKLMRFVQPGSPTATPAHYDLVYLRGGTSRLVTAWIPIGDIPAEMGGLVYLEGSHALGVKMEAEFQATSGDLSPEERINAYNRHMAEGGWISKDLPDMAERFDTRWLAADYETGDVVLHSPYMIHASTTNQDRSRRLRLSTDIRYQNVDDEIDVRWNNHWSLGDML, from the coding sequence ATGTCAATTGCCGCGGAGGTCATGCAGGTCCGAAAGCCGGAATTTCCCCTTGCCGCCCATGGCAAAACCTTGCCTGTGGAGCGAACGGGCTGGCTCACCCCGACCGATCCCGCCATCGGCGTCGATGCCATCCGCCGCCGCTTCCAGGACGATGGCTATGTCTGGCTGAAAGGCCTTCTGCCGCGGGCCGATGTGATCGACTTCCGCCGCTGGGTTTTTGAACATCTCGCCGAAACCGGCCTGGTCGATCCCGGCAGCGATTTTTCTCTGGGCATCGCGTCTGCCGGTGGCTTCGACAGGAGCCTGGCGGACCGGCGCCTGATGTCGCTCGTCCGCTCAGCCGCCTATGAAGGCTTCTGTGCGCAACCGCCGCTCGCCCGCTTCATGGACGATTTCCTGCAAGGCATCTCCTATCTGCACAAGCGCAAGCTCATGCGTTTCGTCCAACCGGGATCGCCGACGGCCACGCCCGCCCACTATGATCTCGTCTATCTCCGCGGCGGCACCAGCCGCCTGGTGACGGCCTGGATTCCAATCGGCGACATCCCCGCCGAGATGGGTGGCCTGGTTTACCTCGAAGGCTCGCACGCGCTGGGCGTCAAGATGGAAGCCGAGTTCCAGGCCACGAGTGGCGATCTTTCGCCGGAGGAGCGGATCAATGCCTATAACCGCCACATGGCGGAAGGCGGCTGGATCTCGAAGGATCTGCCCGATATGGCCGAGCGCTTCGACACCCGCTGGCTCGCCGCCGATTATGAGACCGGCGACGTGGTGCTTCACTCGCCCTACATGATCCACGCCTCGACCACCAATCAGGACCGCAGCCGGCGGCTGCGCCTCTCCACCGACATCAGATATCAGAATGTCGACGACGAGATCGACGTCCGATGGAACAACCACTGGAGCCTCGGCGACATGCTGTAG
- a CDS encoding LysR family transcriptional regulator, which yields MPRTNLNDILIFMAVVDAGSFIAGGQAMGLSRSAAGKAVIRLEDRLGARLLNRTTRTLSLTDEGRMFYERGLHILASVDEAEASVAGQNSTLRGVLRLTVSDAFGRLIVLPLLEKYLRAWPEVQVEVSFTDRPADIVEEGFDLAIQVGATETDTRLVSRVIATYKARLCASPSYLAERGEPRDIDDLAVHDCLIFAGRNQRQGWRFRGEGGSWIKAQGHSRLRLDSGEAIRDAALAGLGIALLPDFLVADDLVAGRLRHVLPGLETDGAKIVALYPDKRLLEPRVRRFIDLMVEELGDQSEARNRDARSG from the coding sequence ATGCCGCGTACGAACCTGAACGATATCCTGATCTTCATGGCCGTCGTGGATGCGGGGAGCTTTATCGCCGGCGGCCAAGCCATGGGCCTGTCCCGTTCGGCGGCAGGCAAGGCGGTCATCCGCCTGGAAGACCGGCTCGGCGCGCGCCTGCTCAACCGCACGACGAGGACGCTGAGCCTGACCGACGAAGGCCGGATGTTCTACGAGCGCGGGCTGCATATCCTTGCATCGGTCGACGAGGCGGAGGCGAGCGTGGCGGGGCAGAACAGCACGCTGCGAGGCGTTCTCCGGCTTACCGTTTCCGATGCCTTCGGGCGGCTCATCGTGCTGCCTTTGCTTGAAAAATATCTTCGGGCCTGGCCCGAGGTCCAGGTCGAAGTGAGCTTCACCGATCGCCCGGCCGACATTGTCGAGGAAGGCTTTGATCTGGCGATCCAGGTCGGCGCGACGGAGACGGACACCCGCCTAGTCTCGCGCGTGATCGCCACCTATAAGGCGCGGCTCTGCGCCTCGCCGTCCTACCTTGCCGAGCGCGGCGAGCCCCGCGATATCGACGATCTCGCGGTCCATGATTGCCTGATCTTCGCCGGCCGCAATCAAAGGCAGGGCTGGCGCTTTCGCGGGGAAGGCGGTTCCTGGATCAAGGCGCAGGGCCACAGCCGCCTGAGGCTCGACAGCGGCGAGGCGATCCGCGACGCCGCCCTGGCGGGACTGGGGATTGCCCTCCTTCCCGATTTTCTCGTCGCCGACGATCTCGTCGCCGGGCGCCTCCGGCACGTCCTGCCCGGCCTCGAAACTGACGGCGCAAAGATCGTCGCTCTCTATCCCGACAAGCGCCTGCTGGAACCGCGTGTCCGACGCTTCATCGATCTGATGGTCGAGGAGCTTGGAGACCAGAGCGAGGCACGCAACCGCGACGCTAGGTCTGGGTGA
- a CDS encoding MFS transporter produces the protein MIRGGPFLALAAAETLSLSGTRLSTIAIPWLVLSTTGSPVLTGLAAMMEMLPYVAAKALSGPLIDRVGPRRIAVVCDTASVAVVMLVPLLDWLGLLDMPLLLPVVFAMGVLRGPSDAAKQAMVPDIAELAAVPLERVTGLVGAIERLASTAGAAGAGALIGLIGPGQALVVNAVTFAAAALIVGVGIPGLRRVSEPRGLPEARSGGMSSYLGDLREGWRFLRGDAVLVSIVIMVATTNLLDQAYHAVLLPVWTQSSGHGPELLGAMFSAFTGASIAGAAIAAAIGERMPRLMVYTVAFLLTGFPRFLVIALDAPLPIIFLTLAIAGLASGFLNPILSAVIFERIPKPLTGRVTAMNAALCFALIPFGGLIGGALISTIGLAAALSLTGLAYLAATLFPLALKSFRGFDKPITQT, from the coding sequence ATGATAAGGGGTGGGCCATTCCTGGCGCTTGCCGCGGCCGAGACGCTTTCGCTTTCCGGCACGCGGCTGTCCACCATCGCTATCCCCTGGTTGGTGCTGAGCACGACGGGCAGCCCCGTTTTAACCGGGCTGGCGGCAATGATGGAAATGCTGCCTTATGTCGCCGCCAAGGCGCTCAGTGGACCGTTGATCGACCGCGTCGGCCCCAGGCGCATCGCGGTCGTCTGCGACACCGCCTCGGTGGCCGTGGTGATGCTGGTACCGCTCCTCGATTGGCTCGGCCTGCTTGATATGCCGCTGCTACTGCCTGTTGTCTTTGCCATGGGTGTGCTGCGCGGTCCATCCGATGCTGCCAAGCAGGCGATGGTGCCCGATATTGCCGAATTGGCGGCCGTGCCGCTCGAGCGGGTGACCGGCCTCGTTGGCGCCATCGAGCGGCTGGCCTCGACGGCGGGTGCGGCCGGTGCCGGCGCGCTGATCGGCCTTATCGGCCCGGGCCAGGCGCTGGTGGTCAATGCCGTCACCTTTGCCGCCGCTGCGCTGATTGTGGGCGTAGGCATCCCCGGATTGCGGCGCGTCTCCGAGCCGCGCGGCCTGCCCGAGGCCCGGTCGGGCGGGATGTCCTCCTATCTCGGCGATCTCAGGGAAGGCTGGCGCTTTCTGCGCGGCGACGCGGTGCTCGTCAGCATCGTCATCATGGTGGCGACCACCAACCTGCTGGACCAGGCCTATCACGCGGTGTTGCTGCCCGTCTGGACGCAGAGTTCAGGCCATGGCCCGGAATTGCTGGGGGCGATGTTTTCGGCCTTCACCGGCGCCTCGATCGCAGGTGCTGCGATTGCCGCTGCGATCGGCGAGCGGATGCCGCGCCTGATGGTTTATACCGTGGCCTTCCTGCTGACCGGATTTCCGCGCTTTCTCGTTATTGCGCTGGATGCGCCACTCCCCATCATCTTCCTCACCCTGGCAATCGCAGGATTGGCCTCGGGCTTCCTCAATCCGATCCTGTCGGCGGTGATCTTCGAGCGCATCCCCAAGCCGCTGACCGGCCGCGTCACCGCGATGAACGCCGCCCTCTGCTTCGCGCTCATCCCCTTCGGCGGCCTCATCGGCGGCGCCCTGATCAGCACTATCGGCCTCGCCGCGGCGCTCTCGCTCACTGGGCTTGCCTATCTCGCCGCAACCCTCTTTCCCCTGGCGCTGAAGAGCTTCCGCGGCTTCGACAAGCCTATCACCCAGACCTAG
- a CDS encoding winged helix-turn-helix domain-containing protein, translating to MKNPRPQPVQSVATPRTLSRVVPDPTALKALTHPVRLRMLGMLRLDGPATATQLAVRLGLNSGATSYHLRQLAQYGFIEEAPHASRRDRWWRASHELTSVPASEADGEALDLDLAFNQAILSLQVGQMQQALEEYAELPAEWRKASTASDIIIPMTAEQAEALTRRLTDIILEAMRVAPPLGELASSDMVPFSIMLHAFAYPGRLPHSEGDGKP from the coding sequence ATGAAAAATCCGCGCCCGCAGCCTGTTCAATCCGTCGCCACACCCCGCACCCTCAGCCGCGTCGTGCCCGATCCGACCGCGCTGAAGGCGCTGACGCATCCTGTCCGGCTGCGCATGCTCGGCATGCTCAGGCTCGATGGACCCGCCACGGCGACGCAGCTGGCCGTGCGGCTAGGCTTAAATAGCGGCGCGACCAGCTATCACCTGCGCCAGCTTGCCCAATACGGCTTCATCGAGGAAGCGCCCCATGCTTCGCGGCGCGACCGTTGGTGGCGCGCCAGCCACGAGCTCACCTCGGTGCCGGCAAGCGAGGCCGACGGCGAAGCGTTGGATCTCGATCTCGCCTTCAACCAGGCAATACTCTCTCTGCAGGTCGGCCAGATGCAGCAGGCGCTGGAGGAATATGCCGAGCTGCCGGCGGAGTGGCGCAAGGCGAGTACGGCCAGCGACATCATCATCCCGATGACGGCGGAACAGGCCGAAGCTCTGACCAGGCGGCTGACCGATATCATTCTCGAAGCGATGCGGGTGGCTCCGCCTTTGGGGGAGCTGGCATCCTCGGATATGGTTCCCTTCTCGATCATGCTGCACGCCTTTGCCTATCCGGGCCGGCTCCCGCACAGCGAAGGGGATGGCAAGCCATGA
- a CDS encoding adenylate/guanylate cyclase domain-containing protein, producing the protein MDLPSPLAWLVDEAGALPGPERFLAELGRRLLADGLPISGGALTLSVQHPIIARRTWLWRAETGAVIEALAFAAAPQSEAGREWLAGLGPVWEARIGPAQDNQALDSPLLGWAGVANGAGSSAFGRVQAGLLREVARFSAAPLAALAAREARAALLEAYLGRRSAARVQAGALARGTGETIRAALLCADLRDFTALSEVTEPHVMITALDAWFDRVAGAVHAFGGEVLKFIGDGVLAIFPVTVTSGEGDSARGDREACEAALRAVAASRAGMVHLDQVRQAQGLAPLPFGAALHFGEILWGNIGAADRLDFTAIGPAVNLVSRLEGLCKPLGRSVLISGAVAANTATTLIPLGEHLLRGIAQPCAVFTLPED; encoded by the coding sequence ATGGATCTGCCATCCCCCCTTGCCTGGCTGGTTGACGAGGCCGGGGCCTTGCCTGGTCCCGAACGGTTTCTGGCCGAGCTCGGGCGCCGGTTGCTGGCCGATGGCCTGCCGATTTCCGGCGGCGCGCTGACGCTTTCGGTGCAGCATCCGATCATTGCGCGGCGTACCTGGCTGTGGCGGGCCGAGACCGGTGCTGTCATCGAGGCTTTGGCCTTTGCCGCGGCGCCGCAGAGCGAGGCCGGGCGCGAGTGGCTGGCCGGGCTCGGGCCGGTATGGGAAGCCAGGATCGGGCCTGCGCAGGATAATCAGGCATTGGACAGCCCGCTGCTCGGCTGGGCGGGGGTTGCAAACGGGGCAGGGAGCAGCGCATTCGGCCGGGTCCAGGCTGGCCTGCTGCGCGAAGTCGCGCGTTTTTCCGCAGCCCCGCTCGCCGCTTTGGCGGCGCGGGAGGCGCGGGCCGCGCTGCTTGAAGCCTATCTCGGCCGGCGCAGTGCCGCCCGGGTGCAGGCCGGCGCCCTTGCCCGCGGCACCGGCGAGACCATCCGCGCAGCCCTTCTCTGCGCCGATCTGCGCGACTTCACCGCGCTCTCCGAAGTGACCGAGCCTCACGTCATGATCACGGCATTGGACGCTTGGTTCGACCGTGTCGCAGGCGCCGTGCATGCCTTCGGGGGCGAGGTGCTGAAGTTCATCGGCGACGGTGTGCTGGCGATCTTTCCGGTCACGGTTACGTCGGGCGAGGGCGACTCTGCCCGAGGGGATCGCGAGGCCTGCGAGGCCGCACTGCGCGCGGTCGCCGCCAGCCGTGCCGGCATGGTTCATCTCGACCAGGTGCGCCAAGCGCAGGGGCTGGCGCCGCTGCCCTTCGGCGCAGCATTGCATTTCGGCGAGATCCTGTGGGGGAATATTGGTGCTGCAGACCGGTTGGACTTCACCGCCATCGGCCCCGCCGTCAATCTGGTCAGCCGGCTGGAAGGGCTGTGTAAGCCGCTCGGCCGAAGCGTTCTGATCTCGGGCGCGGTGGCGGCGAATACGGCGACGACCCTGATCCCGCTCGGAGAACATCTATTGCGCGGCATCGCCCAACCTTGTGCGGTCTTCACCCTGCCGGAGGATTGA
- a CDS encoding GCG_CRPN prefix-to-repeats domain-containing protein, which yields MKALSIAAALLAGSLSIGTAEAMPMGTINVQSNVTKVDYACGRGWHLTRWGECRRSWRRPPPVAFYGGPPRWGWERRHRDWDGPRWRHERRWDRDRRWRDD from the coding sequence ATGAAGGCACTTTCTATCGCGGCTGCCTTGCTCGCTGGCAGCCTCTCGATCGGTACCGCGGAGGCGATGCCGATGGGGACAATCAATGTCCAGAGCAATGTCACAAAGGTCGACTACGCCTGCGGTCGCGGATGGCATCTGACGCGCTGGGGCGAATGCCGGCGAAGCTGGAGACGCCCGCCGCCGGTCGCTTTCTACGGTGGTCCGCCCCGCTGGGGCTGGGAGCGGCGTCACCGCGATTGGGATGGGCCGCGCTGGCGCCATGAGCGGCGTTGGGATCGCGACCGTCGTTGGCGGGATGACTAA
- a CDS encoding SRPBCC family protein — translation MPESFVVHREAHIAAPPAAVFALMIDPEKILRWMGTEAQVEPQPGGLYLVNVTGARFARGSFREVVPVHRLAYSFGWDGSEVVPPGSSLVEIDLIEQGGGTLLRLTHSGLPSADQCAGHAEGWAHYLGRLTEVAGGRDPGPDAFYGRT, via the coding sequence ATGCCAGAATCTTTCGTCGTTCACCGCGAGGCGCATATCGCGGCGCCGCCGGCCGCAGTGTTTGCGCTGATGATCGATCCGGAGAAGATCCTGCGCTGGATGGGAACGGAAGCGCAGGTCGAGCCGCAGCCCGGCGGGCTCTATCTCGTCAACGTCACCGGCGCCCGCTTTGCGCGCGGCTCGTTTCGTGAGGTGGTGCCGGTTCATCGCCTTGCTTACAGCTTCGGCTGGGACGGCAGCGAAGTGGTGCCGCCAGGGTCGAGCCTGGTCGAGATCGATCTGATCGAGCAGGGGGGCGGAACGCTGCTGCGGCTCACCCATAGCGGCCTGCCCAGCGCCGATCAATGCGCCGGCCATGCGGAAGGCTGGGCGCATTACCTCGGGCGCCTGACCGAGGTCGCCGGCGGGCGTGATCCGGGTCCCGACGCTTTTTACGGCCGGACATGA
- a CDS encoding 6,7-dimethyl-8-ribityllumazine synthase — protein sequence MTPTRYAFVKASWHADIVDRALDGFYQLVPPEQVDVFDVPGAFEMPLLSRDLAATGRYGAVVAAAFVVDGGIYRHEFVAQAVVDGLMRAGMDTGVPVLSVSLTPHQYQETEHHKQIYRAHFVEKGREAAKAALTIGKTRAALAA from the coding sequence ATGACACCCACCCGCTATGCCTTCGTCAAAGCCAGTTGGCACGCTGACATCGTCGACCGCGCCCTTGATGGCTTCTACCAGCTCGTTCCGCCCGAGCAGGTCGACGTGTTCGATGTTCCCGGCGCATTCGAGATGCCGCTGCTGTCCCGCGATCTTGCGGCAACCGGACGTTACGGCGCCGTCGTTGCCGCCGCCTTCGTCGTCGACGGCGGAATCTACCGCCACGAATTCGTCGCCCAGGCCGTCGTCGATGGGCTGATGCGCGCCGGCATGGATACCGGCGTACCGGTACTGTCGGTGTCGCTGACGCCGCATCAGTATCAGGAAACCGAGCACCACAAGCAAATCTACCGCGCACATTTCGTCGAGAAAGGCCGTGAAGCGGCAAAGGCAGCTCTGACGATCGGCAAAACCCGCGCCGCTCTTGCCGCGTAG
- a CDS encoding VOC family protein, producing the protein MSNAMRSDPPIETPRTQPVDTKLEVVVIPVSDVDRAKRFYDGLGWRLDADFANDADFRVIQFTPPGSGCAIIFGKNVTAAAPGSAQGLYLVVSDIEAARRDLIARGVEVSEVFHDAAGVYAGKDEPYLFGRLRIAGRDPDHRSYRSFASFKDPDGNGWLFQEVTTRLPGRIDGDGTTFTTSTDLASAMRRAATAHGEHEKRNGGKHDDNWPDWYAEYMVSEQAGKQLPL; encoded by the coding sequence ATGAGCAATGCCATGCGCAGTGACCCCCCCATTGAGACCCCGAGAACACAGCCCGTCGACACCAAGCTCGAGGTGGTCGTCATCCCTGTTTCCGATGTCGACCGCGCCAAGCGCTTTTACGACGGGCTGGGCTGGCGGCTCGACGCCGACTTCGCCAATGATGCCGATTTTCGGGTGATCCAGTTTACGCCGCCCGGCTCCGGCTGCGCGATCATCTTCGGCAAGAACGTCACGGCCGCCGCCCCCGGCTCCGCACAGGGCCTCTACCTCGTCGTCTCCGACATCGAGGCCGCCCGCCGTGATCTCATCGCCCGCGGCGTCGAGGTCAGCGAAGTCTTCCATGATGCAGCCGGCGTCTATGCCGGCAAGGACGAACCCTATCTGTTCGGGCGGCTGCGGATTGCCGGTCGCGATCCCGATCACCGCAGCTACCGCTCTTTCGCCTCCTTCAAGGATCCCGACGGCAACGGTTGGCTGTTCCAGGAAGTGACCACGCGCCTGCCGGGACGCATCGACGGCGACGGGACGACATTCACGACCTCGACCGATCTCGCTTCAGCCATGCGCCGTGCGGCGACCGCCCACGGTGAACACGAGAAGCGAAACGGCGGCAAACACGACGACAACTGGCCGGACTGGTACGCCGAATACATGGTCAGCGAACAGGCCGGCAAGCAGCTGCCTCTATAG
- a CDS encoding LysR family transcriptional regulator produces MVRQFLPLNGLRAFEASARHLSFTRAAIELCVTQAAVSQQVKSLEKRLGAALFQRLPRGLKITAEGEALLPTLTNSFDQMAITLDRIEAGQVRELLFLGVVGTFAVGWLLPRLSDFQQQHPFIDVRVSTNNNRVDIAAEGLDFAIRFGSGSWHGTEALRLFEAPLSPLCTPKLAERLRSPSDLVEATLLRSYRADEWSTWFAAASVPPAAQINAGIVFDSSLAMMEAALQGLGIALAPPSMFSRHLSSGAIKQPFPTTISLGSYWLTRLQSKPPTAAMLTFSDWITSQMSPASQ; encoded by the coding sequence ATGGTTCGACAATTCCTCCCCTTAAATGGCTTGAGGGCCTTCGAAGCATCGGCGAGACATCTCAGCTTCACCCGGGCCGCGATCGAGCTTTGCGTTACCCAAGCCGCCGTAAGCCAGCAGGTCAAAAGCCTGGAGAAGCGATTGGGGGCTGCGCTTTTTCAGCGCCTCCCAAGAGGCTTGAAAATCACCGCAGAAGGCGAAGCCCTTTTGCCAACCTTGACCAATTCCTTCGATCAGATGGCGATCACGCTGGACCGGATTGAAGCCGGGCAGGTTCGGGAATTGCTGTTCCTGGGCGTGGTGGGAACGTTTGCCGTCGGCTGGTTGTTGCCAAGGCTTTCGGATTTTCAACAGCAGCACCCGTTCATCGATGTGCGCGTTTCGACAAACAATAATCGCGTCGATATCGCCGCCGAGGGACTGGACTTTGCCATTCGCTTCGGCAGTGGCTCCTGGCATGGCACAGAAGCGCTGCGCCTGTTCGAGGCTCCGCTCTCTCCTCTGTGTACGCCCAAATTGGCCGAGCGTTTAAGGTCGCCTTCAGACCTGGTCGAGGCGACGCTTTTGCGGAGCTATAGGGCGGACGAGTGGAGCACCTGGTTTGCGGCAGCGAGCGTTCCGCCGGCGGCGCAGATAAATGCGGGTATCGTATTCGACTCTTCCCTTGCCATGATGGAGGCGGCCCTGCAAGGACTGGGGATCGCCTTGGCGCCGCCGTCGATGTTTTCCAGACATCTGTCATCGGGAGCTATAAAACAGCCTTTTCCTACGACCATATCGTTGGGGAGCTACTGGCTAACCCGGCTGCAATCGAAGCCGCCAACTGCAGCCATGCTCACATTTTCCGATTGGATAACGTCGCAGATGTCTCCCGCATCGCAATGA
- the ampC gene encoding class C beta-lactamase, translating into MKRDWIGILSAALVSTCISTSGFAADELKLKTISDATIKPIMDKYGIPGIAVAITADGQNHIFNYGVESKDTNRPVTPATMFELGSISKTFTVTLTSYADVTGRLSLSDKASKYLPSLKGRPFGDVVLMNLGTHTAGGFPLQVPDEVKTEKQLMEYFASWKPSYAAGTHRTYANPSIGALGYITAKSMGKDFAALMEDQLFPSLGLKSTFIDVPKSRMADYAQGYKRSGEPARMTPAILSSEAYGVKSTAGDMIRFIDANMGLVELDEKLQQAITNTHTGYFDVGAMTQDLIWEQYSYPATPATLMDNNSSAMLKTTPVKQLMPAMEPRDDVWINKTGSTNGFGAYVAFIPEERVGIVILANKNYPNEDRVSAAYQILTDITTAR; encoded by the coding sequence ATGAAGCGTGATTGGATAGGAATTCTATCGGCCGCATTGGTCTCGACATGCATTTCCACAAGTGGCTTTGCAGCTGACGAACTGAAACTGAAAACCATCTCGGACGCCACGATAAAACCAATCATGGACAAATACGGCATTCCGGGCATTGCCGTTGCCATCACCGCTGACGGACAGAACCACATCTTCAACTACGGCGTCGAATCGAAGGACACCAACAGGCCCGTCACCCCGGCGACCATGTTCGAACTGGGATCGATCAGCAAAACGTTTACAGTCACCCTCACCTCCTACGCGGATGTCACCGGCCGACTTTCGCTGTCGGACAAGGCGAGCAAATATCTTCCGTCGTTGAAGGGAAGGCCCTTCGGCGATGTCGTGCTGATGAATTTGGGCACGCACACGGCTGGCGGATTTCCGCTGCAAGTTCCCGATGAAGTAAAAACCGAAAAGCAGCTGATGGAGTATTTCGCAAGCTGGAAACCATCATATGCCGCCGGAACGCACCGAACATACGCCAATCCAAGCATCGGCGCGCTCGGATATATAACGGCAAAAAGCATGGGCAAAGATTTCGCAGCTCTTATGGAAGACCAGTTGTTTCCCTCCCTTGGATTGAAAAGCACGTTTATCGATGTGCCGAAATCGCGAATGGCCGACTATGCCCAAGGCTACAAGCGAAGCGGTGAGCCGGCTCGGATGACACCCGCCATTCTTTCGTCCGAGGCCTATGGAGTGAAATCCACAGCCGGCGACATGATCCGGTTCATCGACGCGAACATGGGTCTGGTCGAACTGGACGAGAAGCTCCAGCAGGCGATCACGAACACGCACACGGGATACTTCGATGTCGGCGCGATGACCCAAGACCTTATTTGGGAGCAATATTCCTATCCCGCGACGCCGGCGACGCTGATGGACAACAATTCCAGCGCGATGCTGAAGACCACTCCCGTCAAGCAACTGATGCCCGCAATGGAACCGCGCGACGATGTATGGATCAATAAGACCGGCTCAACGAATGGTTTCGGCGCCTATGTCGCATTCATCCCGGAAGAGCGAGTTGGCATCGTCATCTTGGCCAATAAAAACTATCCCAACGAGGATCGCGTCTCTGCCGCTTACCAAATACTGACTGATATAACTACGGCGCGCTGA
- a CDS encoding DUF1194 domain-containing protein, translated as MLTTLAVLMGLTGLTPAAQAGGSEVDVTLVLAVDTSRSMDFEEIGIQREGYVEALKHKEFIDAVKGGLTGRIAISYFEWAGYVVQDSVIDWQVIETEEDAIAFADKLEARPIATQRRTSISTAIAQGASMIVSSPFPSRRQVIDVSGDGPNNSGDPVTPARDKAVEAGMIINGLAIMLRPSDAPNGLDKYYADCVIGGPGAFVLPVRKIEDFAVAVRRKLVLEISDLSLPATVQKIAGAEAGTDCLIGEKQWRDIFDR; from the coding sequence ATGCTGACGACACTTGCGGTGCTTATGGGTCTTACAGGCCTTACCCCGGCCGCGCAGGCGGGCGGAAGCGAGGTTGATGTGACCCTCGTGCTTGCCGTCGACACCTCGCGGTCGATGGATTTCGAGGAGATCGGCATCCAGCGCGAGGGTTATGTCGAGGCGCTCAAGCACAAGGAATTCATCGACGCGGTGAAGGGCGGGCTGACCGGCCGCATCGCCATCAGCTATTTCGAATGGGCAGGCTATGTCGTCCAGGATTCCGTCATCGACTGGCAGGTGATCGAGACGGAAGAGGATGCGATCGCGTTTGCCGACAAGCTCGAAGCAAGGCCAATTGCCACCCAGCGGCGCACATCGATCTCCACCGCGATCGCTCAGGGCGCCAGTATGATCGTTTCCAGTCCTTTTCCGTCGAGGCGACAGGTGATCGATGTTTCCGGCGACGGGCCGAACAATTCCGGCGATCCCGTCACTCCCGCCCGCGACAAGGCGGTGGAAGCCGGCATGATCATCAACGGCCTCGCCATCATGCTGCGGCCCTCCGATGCGCCGAACGGGCTCGACAAATATTATGCGGATTGCGTGATCGGCGGCCCCGGCGCCTTCGTGCTGCCGGTCCGCAAGATCGAGGATTTCGCCGTTGCCGTGCGCCGCAAGCTGGTGCTGGAGATCAGCGACCTAAGCCTGCCGGCGACGGTGCAGAAGATCGCTGGCGCTGAGGCGGGCACTGACTGCCTGATCGGGGAGAAGCAGTGGCGGGACATCTTCGACCGCTGA